From the genome of Mucispirillum schaedleri ASF457:
TGAAAAAATCAGAAGTATTAAGGGTATAAAAAAAGTATTTGTAACATCAGGCATCAGGGCAGATTTAGCAGTCCATGATAAAATAAATGGTAAAAAATATATTGAAGCAATAGCAAAAAATCATGTTTCAGGGCAGCTTAAAATGGCTCCAGAAAGTGCAGATGAAAAAGTATTAAAAGCTATGAAAAAACCTGATAATAAAAGTTTTTTAGAGTTTTGCAGAATTTATAAGGAATATAGCAGAAAATTTCATAAAAACCAGTTTATTTCATGCTATTTTATAGCAGCTCATCCTGAAGAAAGCGAACAAAAAGCCTTCAATACTCATAATTTTATAGAAAAGTATCTTGATTTTTCACCAGAACAGGTGCAGATATTTACCCCAGCCCCGTCTACATGGTCAACATGTGCATATTATACTGGTCTTGATGAAGAAGGGAAAGATATTTATATAGAAAAACATCTTAATAGAAAAGAAAAATATAAAGAAATAATTATGGGAAAAGGTAAAATACATAAAAATTATAAAAGAAAATAATTATAAAATATGAAAAGTTGTATCTTAAAATATAATAAATGCAAATATATTTATAATTTATTACTGTATATTTAGATAATTTTGCAGTTTTTTTGATAGAACAGCATTATTTGCATTTAAGTTTTCTGTAGATATTATTATATTATTTTCCCTTAGTTTTGAAGTATTTTGTGGACACATTTGAATATGGGAAGGCAGGCGGATATTTTTTAAATATGTTTTATAATCTTTTTCAATTGGTTTTAGTGTAATAATCAGGCGTTTATTTGGTGTATTACGCAAAGATACTGCCATAATCATATCTTTTGGTATAAACAGCTTAGCATGAGTATAATTAGAGTATAAAAATCCAAATTTATCAAATAATATTATGGGGCGGTTTCTTAAAGCCAGATTAATTATTCCATATACAGCTGTAACAGTGCCTAAAATAAATGGAATAATTATATAAATAACTTGTTTATTTGTAGAAATAAAAGAAATACTAGTGATAAGCAAAATTAATCCAAAAATTATATAGGAAAAAGCCCGCAAAACAGAAGGATATACAGCAATAATATCACTACTTTGCTTATTCAATTCCACTTAAAGCACTCCTTTTTCTAAATATTCTTCCTGAAATTTATTAAATAGGTCTAATATTTCACGCCTGTGGGCACTAAGAGTATCTGTTTGAATAATATAAGGGGTGCCGTAAAGTTTAATATTATGCTGCATAAATTTATATATCAGTTTATTAGTTTGTGTTTCTAGAACATTTTCTGGATTGTTTACCATAACAGCTATATAATGGTTTCTTTTTTCTCTGATTTCATTAAATCCTGTAATATCATCCCATAAAATCTGCTCTGAAGCACCTACTAATGGTGCTATTACTATAAATTTATCATTAATAGTAATAACTGTTTTTTTAAACAATACCATTTTTAAAGCTATTAATGCAGCACCCGCAAAGCCTGTAAGCAATATATAGCCAACAACTCTATATCCGCTTTTTAGAAAATATATACTCATAAGTGCAAAAAGAAAAGCAGCTAATACATAATAAAACGACTTCATCTCATTTTTATATATTTCATAAGAGCCATCAGGCAAAGGTTTTATATGAGATTTAATTTTATTTTCATTATCATTTTTATTATTGCTGCTTATCATATTTATGCCTTTATATTATTTCTATATTTTCTATTTGTATTAAATATTTAGGAACATCCTGCATATATCCAAAAGAACCAGTTGGGACTGTTGCTATTTTATCAACAACATCCATTCCATCAGTAACTTTACCAAAAACAGTATAACCATAACCTGTAACATCAGGTGAGCGAAAGTTTAAAAAATTGTTATCTACAAGGTTAATAAAAAACTGGCTTGTAGCAGAGTTAGGGTCATTTGTTCTTGCCATAGCAATAGTGCCTCGTGTATTTTTTAAACCATTATCACTTTCTATTTTAATAGGTGCTTGCGTTTCTTTTTGATGCATATTTTCATCAAAGCCACCACCCTGTATCATAAAACCATCTATAACTCTGTGAAAAATTAGACCATTAAAAAAATTACTTTTTACATACAATATAAAGTTTTCAACAGTAACAGGTGCTTTATCTGGATATAATTCAAGTTTTATTTCACCTATATTTGTTTTCATAAGCAGATTAATATTTGTATTATCTTGCTTTTTAGGTGCTGATTTAGCAGTAGTTTTTTTAGCAACGACAGTTTTTTTCACTGTTGTTTTTTTAGCAGTGTTTTTTTTGTTTGTTTTATTTTCTTTCATTATTTAATAACCTTTATACTTTTTATTATTACAGGAGTAAGTGGAACATCTTGATGAAACCCTTTAGAACCAGTTGGGACTGTTGCTATTTTATCAACTACATCCATTCCTTTTGTAACTTTTCCAAATACTGCATACCCATAACCTGCAGTAGTTTTTGCTTTAAAATCAAGAAATGGATTATTAACTAAATTAATAAAAAACTGGCTTGTAGCAGAATTAGGTTCTTGAGTTCTTGCCATAGCAAGTGTGCCCCGTGTATTTTTCAAACCATTATCACTTTCTATTTTAATAGGATTTCTAGTTTCTTTTTCTTTCATATCAGATGTCATTCCACCGCCTTGTATCATAAAGTTTGGAATTACACGGTGAAATACTAAGCCATCATAAAATTTACTATTTACATATTCTACAAAGTTAGTAACTGTAATAGGTGCTTTATCAGCATATAGTTCAGCTTCTATCTGCCCCATAGATGTATCAATTAAAACTTTTGTAGTTTTTGTTTGAGCCTGTGCTGTATAAACACCAGCTGTCATTATAATAGTAAATAGAATAAGAGTAATAAATTTTTTCATATATGTTTCTCCATATTAACCTTTACCAATAGAACGGCATTTTTCGCATACACCAAATAAATTCATATAATGGTTTGTCAGCTTAAATTTATATTTTGCTGCAATCTGCTCTTGCAGTTCTTCTAAGTCTGGGTCATTAAATTCAATATTTTTACCACAAACAACACATATTAAATGGTCATGGTGGGTTTTCCCCATAATAGCCTCATAGTAGCTTTTACCATCACCAAAATGCACTTCACGAACAATACCTGCCTCTATAAGCAGCTTAATAGTGCGATAAATTGTAGCAAGTCCTATATTATTGTCTATTTCTTTTGTAATAGCATACAGTTTATCAATATCAATATGAGAATCATATTTCATAAATTCATCAAATATAATCTGTCTTTGATTTGTAAGCCTAAGTTTTTGTGTAGCAAGAAATGTTTTAAAGTATTCTCTATTTTTATCCAGTTTTTTATTCTGCATATATTACTCCAACTTGATTATATAAAATAAACTAAATTATAAATATTTGCAAAAGTTTTTTTATATTTCTACAAAAATAGGTGCTGATATGATAAAATATTTATATATGACAGTATATTATGGAAAAGTTTTGAATAATTAAAAAAAATGCTTGCAAAAAATAAAATTATTATATATAAATACATTCTCATATATAAGCGCCCATAGCTCAACTGGATAGAGCGTTTGACTACGGATCAAAAGGTTGTGGGTTCGATTCCTGCTGGGCGCGTTACTAAAAGCCTTGATTATTCAAGGCTTTTTTTATTTTTAGAATTCTTGTAATTTCTTCTTACATAATTTTTGGTCTTATTTTGGTATAGTTTTTATTTCTGAAATTTTTCCTAGAATATTTTATCATATCTCTCTGCCAAAGTTTTTGATTACAGATACTACTTTCCCTATAATAGCAACATTATCAGATGTAAAATTATCTATAGTTAATTCTATCGGTTTATATTGAGGATTTTCTGATACTAGAATGACTCCATTAGGTATTTTTTGAAGTTTTTTGACAAGCAGAGTATCATCTATGTGGATAACATATATACCTTCAGTTAAAAACTGTTTCTGGCTTAAATCTATAATTATAAAATCATTATTATCAATTAATGGATACATTGAATCACCAACAGCATTAATAATTGATACATCATTTGAATGTGTTATTTTTATCAGAGTAGAAGGTATTGACATATACTCTACTGTATTTTCATCATATACAAGTGCTCCAGAACCTGCAGCAGCAGATACTTCTTTGAAGTAAGGAAGCTTAATACATTCTGGTATTATTGTTTTTGATGAACCTAGAAACATACTGCCAGTGCCATTTATAAGCCAGTCAGGATTAACATTATATTTATTACGAAGTTTTAATAAGGTAGAGTCTGATACTGGATTTTTACCATATTCATAATTTTGGACCATAATATAACTTATGTCTATATCTTCTGCCATTTTTTTTTGTGATAGATTAAGAGTATATCTTAATTCTTTAAATCTGTTTTTTACACTCATTTTTATACTCCATAAAAAATAATAAAAGTTAATAAAATAATATAAAACTAAATAAAGAATAATGCAACATAAAAATACATAAAAAAACAAACTTGTATTATTTAGTATTATTTTGTATTTTTATGTTGACATACTAAATGGTTTTCTTATAATATGCTTTATAAAATAAAAGTAATAA
Proteins encoded in this window:
- a CDS encoding peptidylprolyl isomerase, producing MKTNIGEIKLELYPDKAPVTVENFILYVKSNFFNGLIFHRVIDGFMIQGGGFDENMHQKETQAPIKIESDNGLKNTRGTIAMARTNDPNSATSQFFINLVDNNFLNFRSPDVTGYGYTVFGKVTDGMDVVDKIATVPTGSFGYMQDVPKYLIQIENIEII
- a CDS encoding STM3941 family protein, with the translated sequence MISSNNKNDNENKIKSHIKPLPDGSYEIYKNEMKSFYYVLAAFLFALMSIYFLKSGYRVVGYILLTGFAGAALIALKMVLFKKTVITINDKFIVIAPLVGASEQILWDDITGFNEIREKRNHYIAVMVNNPENVLETQTNKLIYKFMQHNIKLYGTPYIIQTDTLSAHRREILDLFNKFQEEYLEKGVL
- a CDS encoding Fur family transcriptional regulator gives rise to the protein MQNKKLDKNREYFKTFLATQKLRLTNQRQIIFDEFMKYDSHIDIDKLYAITKEIDNNIGLATIYRTIKLLIEAGIVREVHFGDGKSYYEAIMGKTHHDHLICVVCGKNIEFNDPDLEELQEQIAAKYKFKLTNHYMNLFGVCEKCRSIGKG
- a CDS encoding peptidylprolyl isomerase — its product is MKKFITLILFTIIMTAGVYTAQAQTKTTKVLIDTSMGQIEAELYADKAPITVTNFVEYVNSKFYDGLVFHRVIPNFMIQGGGMTSDMKEKETRNPIKIESDNGLKNTRGTLAMARTQEPNSATSQFFINLVNNPFLDFKAKTTAGYGYAVFGKVTKGMDVVDKIATVPTGSKGFHQDVPLTPVIIKSIKVIK
- a CDS encoding XRE family transcriptional regulator, whose amino-acid sequence is MSVKNRFKELRYTLNLSQKKMAEDIDISYIMVQNYEYGKNPVSDSTLLKLRNKYNVNPDWLINGTGSMFLGSSKTIIPECIKLPYFKEVSAAAGSGALVYDENTVEYMSIPSTLIKITHSNDVSIINAVGDSMYPLIDNNDFIIIDLSQKQFLTEGIYVIHIDDTLLVKKLQKIPNGVILVSENPQYKPIELTIDNFTSDNVAIIGKVVSVIKNFGREI